The following coding sequences lie in one Lolium perenne isolate Kyuss_39 chromosome 2, Kyuss_2.0, whole genome shotgun sequence genomic window:
- the LOC127335529 gene encoding uncharacterized protein yields the protein MYWPALKPSPAKNPSPPAMASALPDPEEIDDGWVVLPPLAAAPKSKGKPPRPPPSIRSPSPAPTTTDDDVVASDDGAFDPTPDDIVRRYLPLRRSLRCDGLPRQIHDADVYGAHPGFLAAVYPAANGRPEWFFFVCRAQCQGGRRRAGPGAYRLGSEARLLGGTAYCHAFRYYEDEADVGSASTKETQWRMDEYGDCRSAMAATFDMVVCKLYPTRGGTIQQRLGAGSASLPADADANKPQLLVRLYLDTVNLGDPRRCRMYAVSDVFAAHPAVLTAKFPAANDRCEWFFAVHQRKRDANEDARPRKAGPGAYMPVREGRAVNGKGGDMGYRRVFLYREDDETVRRVSRTEWWMEEYGFGRDFPSGELPVLAEPSMGEDEELVVYKLYIKMVGDQQ from the coding sequence ATGTACTGGCCCGCCCTTAAACCCTCGCCGGCCAAGAACCCGTCGCCGCCGGCCATGGCCTCCGCCCTCCCCGATCCGGAGGAGATCGACGACGGCTGGGTCGTCCTGCCCCCGCTCGCCGCCGCGCCCAAATCCAAAGGCAAGCCTCCCAGGCCACCACCGTCCATCAGGTCTCCATCACCCGCACCAACAACAACTGACGACGACGTCGTCGCCTCTGACGACGGAGCCTTCGACCCCACCCCCGACGACATCGTCCGGCGGTACCTGCCCCTGCGCCGATCGCTGCGCTGCGACGGCCTGCCCCGGCAGATCCACGACGCCGACGTCTACGGCGCGCACCCGGGCTTCCTCGCCGCCGTGTACCCGGCGGCCAACGGCCGGCCCGAGTGGTTCTTCTTCGTGTGCCGGGCGCAGTGCCAGGGCGGGCGCCGCAGGGCCGGGCCCGGCGCGTACCGCCTCGGCAGCGAGGCCAGGCTGCTCGGCGGCACCGCCTACTGCCACGCCTTCCGCTACTACGAGGACGAGGCCGAcgtcggctccgcctccaccaagGAGACCCAGTGGCGGATGGACGAGTACGGCGACTGCCGCTCAGCGATGGCCGCCACATTCGACATGGTCGTCTGCAAGCTCTACCCGACGCGCGGCGGGACCATCCAGCAGAGGCTCGGTGCCGGCAGCGCAAGTCTTCCTGCTGACGCGGACGCGAATAAGCCGCAGCTGCTCGTCCGGCTCTACCTCGACACCGTCAACCTGGGGGACCCGCGCCGGTGCCGGATGTACGCCGTGTCCGACGTCTTCGCCGCGCACCCGGCAGTGCTCACGGCCAAGTTCCCGGCGGCCAACGACCGGTGCGAGTGGTTCTTCGCCGTGCACCAGCGCAAGCGCGACGCCAACGAAGACGCGCGACCACGGAAGGCAGGGCCAGGGGCGTACATGCCGGTGCGCGAGGGCCGCGCCGTGAACGGCAAGGGCGGGGACATGGGCTACCGCCGCGTGTTCTTGTACAGGGAGGACGACGAGACGGTGAGGCGGGTGTCGCGGACGGAGTGGTGGATGGAGGAGTACGGGTTCGGCCGGGACTTCCCGTCCGGCGAGCTGCCAGTGCTGGCCGAGCCGAGCATGGGCGAAGATGAAGAGCTGGTGGTGTACAAACTGTACATAAAAATGGTTGGTGACCAGCAGTAG
- the LOC127335528 gene encoding isocitrate dehydrogenase [NADP] — translation MRHLLLPRRLAAMAPFASSAATKALLLNPSGLAVRGRLPSPPARLPAPGARVFRGASLRCYAAAAVAEQHRIKVQNPIVEMDGDEMTRVIWKMIKDKLIFPYLELDVKYFDLGVLNRDATDDKVTVESAEATLEYNVAVKCATITPDETRVKEFKLKSMWRSPNGTIRNILNGTVFREPILCKNIPRILTGWKKPICIGRHAFGDQYRATDTIINGPGKLKMVFVPDGAEPVELDVHDFKGPGVALAMYNVDESIRAFAESSMAMALSKKWPLYLSTKNTILKKYDGRFKDIFQEVYEENWKDKFEESSIWYEHRLIDDMVAYAVKSEGGYVWACKNYDGDVQSDFLAQGFGSLGLMSSVLLSSDGKTLEAEAAHGTVTRHFRLHEKGQETSTNSIASIFAWTRGLEHRAKLDKNDRLLEFTQKLESACVETVESGKMTKDLALLSHGPKVTREYYLSTEEFIDAVAQRLQEKIQIPAAL, via the exons ATGCGCCACCTGCTTCTGCCCCGCCGcctcgccgccatggcccccttcGCCAGCTCCGCCGCGACCAAAGCCCTCCTCCTAAACCCCTCCGGGCTCGCCGTCCGCGGCCGGCTTCCCTCCCCGCCCGCCCGCCTCCCTGCCCCTGGCGCCCGCGTCTTCCGCGGGGCCTCGCTCCGCTGCTACGCCGCCGCCGCGGTGGCCGAGCAGCACCGCATCAAGGTCCAGAACCCCATCGTCGAGATGGACG GTGACGAGATGACGCGGGTTATATGGAAGATGATAAAGGATAAG CTTATCTTCCCGTACCTGGAGCTGGATGTGAAGTACTTTGACCTCGGGGTGCTCAACCGGGATGCCACCGATGATAAGGTCACCGTTGAGAGTGCTGAGGCTACGTTAGA GTATAATGTTGCTGTTAAGTGTGCTACAATTACTCCTG ATGAAACAAGAGTCAAAGAGTTCAAGCTCAAGTCCATGTGGAGGAGCCCAAATGGCACCATCAGGAACATTCTAAATG GAACTGTTTTCCGGGAGCCCATCTTGTGTAAAAACATTCCGCGGATACTGACTG GTTGGAAGAAGCCCATCTGCATAGGAAGACATGCATTTGGAGATCAGTATCGAGCCACTGACACAATTATTAATGGTCCAGGAAAGCTTAAGATGGTTTTTG TCCCTGATGGAGCTGAGCCGGTGGAGCTAGATGTACATGATTTTAAAGGACCTGGAGTTGCGTTAGCAATGTACAATGTGGATGAG TCTATTAGGGCATTTGCTGAGTCATCAATGGCAATGGCTCTGTCCAAGAAATGGCCACTTTATCTGAGTACCAAGAATACAATACTCAAAAAATACGACGGCAG ATTCAAGGACATCTTTCAGGAGGTATATGAAGAGAATTGGAAAGACAAGTTTGAGGAAAGCTCAATATG GTACGAGCACCGTTTGATTGATGACATGGTCGCATATGCTGTGAAAAGCGAAGGAGGATATGTCTGGGCATGCAAAAACTACGATGGCGATGTTCAGAGTGACTTCCTTGCCCAAG GTTTTGGTTCTCTGGGTTTGATGTCATCTGTTCTG TTATCTTCTGATGGGAAGACATTAGAGGCAGAAGCTGCACATGGGACTGTCACTAGACATTTCAGGCTACATGAGAAGGGACAGGAGACGAGTACCAATAGCATAGCTTCTATATTTGCTTGGACTCGTGGGCTAGAACATAG AGCAAAGCTGGATAAGAATGACAGGCTGCTGGAGTTCACACAGAAGCTTGAATCTGCATGTGTTGAAACAGTGGAATCTGGGAAAATGACAAAGGATCTTGCACTTCTTAGCCATGGCCCCAA GGTAACAAGGGAGTATTACCTGAGCACCGAGGAATTCATTGATGCTGTGGCTCAGAGGCTGCAAGAGAAGATCCAGATACCAGCCGCGTTGTAG
- the LOC127335530 gene encoding glutaredoxin-C6-like produces the protein MGIASSSAASNPESIAMALAKAKEIAASAPVVVFSKSYCPFCTRVKQLFTKLGASFKAIELDVEGDGADMQSALAQWTGQRTVPNVFINGKHIGGCDDTLALEKSGKLVPLLREAGAISGSASKDTMTA, from the exons ATGGGTatcgcttcctcctccgccgcctccaaCCCAGAGTCCATAGCTATGGCGCTCGCCAAGGCCAAGGAAATCGCCGCCTCCGCTCCAGTCGTCGTCTTCAG CAAGTCTTACTGCCCTTTCTGCACACGGGTGAAGCAGCTCTTCACAAAGCTAGGAGCAAGCTTCAAGGCCATTGAGTTGGATGTAGAAG GTGATGGAGCTGATATGCAATCTGCTCTTGCTCAATGGACTGGACAGAGGACTGTCCCAAATGTCTTCATCAATGGGAAACACATTGGTGGTTGTGATG ATACTCTTGCACTGGAGAAGTCAGGGAAGCTGGTGCCTCTGCTGAGGGAGGCCGGAGCGATCTCCGGTTCTGCTTCGAAAGACACCATGACTGCTTAG